Proteins co-encoded in one Rattus rattus isolate New Zealand chromosome 5, Rrattus_CSIRO_v1, whole genome shotgun sequence genomic window:
- the LOC116902091 gene encoding sperm motility kinase-like: protein MTQTLVAIKILKRGTRKDFLVISEIDLMTSLYHNHIIRLLQVIDTERKTFLVMEYAAQGSLRKLVNKRGPLDEEEARSIFRELCLAVNYIHSQNIVHRDIKAENVLLDWEGHVKLSDFGLSKRLTSGEKAKGFCGTAQYCAPEVFGHTQYDMLPADIWSMGILLYYLQDKVSNTVPELFDTISPLSAAPKPVEEINDNRPNNETIYNRNIGPPLAVP from the exons atgaCCCAGACTCTGGTAGCCATCAAGATATTGAAAAGAGGCACAAGAAAAGACTTCTTAGTAATCTCTGAGATTGACCTCATGACATCACTATACCATAATCATATAATAAGGCTTCTCCAGGTCATTGACACCGAGCGCAAAACTTTCCTTGTGATGGAATACGCAGCCCAGGGATCCCTGCGGAAACTTGTCAACAAGCGTGGGCCTCTGGATGAAGAAGAGGCACGCAGCATATTTAGGGAGTTGTGCTTGGCCGTCAACTATATTCACAGTCAGAATATTGTCCACCGTGACATCAAGGCGGAGAATGTCCTATTAGATTGGGAGGGGCATGTGAAGCTTTCTGACTTTGGCTTAAGCAAAAGACTGACCTCTGGGGAAAAAGCCAAGGGCTTTTGTGGCACGGCACAATATTGCGCTCCTGAAGTGTTCGGTCACACACAATATGATATGCTCCCTGCCGATATATGGAGCATGggaattttattatattactta CAAGATAAAGTATCAAATACTGTCCCGGAGCTGTTCGATACCATATCACCTCTCTCCGCAGCTCCGAAACCTGTTGAAGAGATTAATGACAATAGACCCAACAATGAGACCATCTACAACAGAAATATTGGCCCACCCTTGGCTGTGCCATGA